From a region of the Actinomadura luzonensis genome:
- a CDS encoding SHOCT domain-containing protein yields MITMMWWGYDHMTGWGYALMGLTTVAFWALVITAIVLAVRAARRATGPLSPPPAAEELLAQRYARGEIDTEEYHTRLDTLRGRHDHFAGS; encoded by the coding sequence GTGATCACGATGATGTGGTGGGGCTATGACCACATGACCGGCTGGGGCTACGCGCTGATGGGCCTGACGACCGTGGCTTTCTGGGCGCTGGTGATCACCGCGATCGTCCTCGCGGTCCGCGCCGCGCGCAGGGCCACAGGACCGCTCAGCCCGCCCCCGGCCGCCGAAGAACTGCTGGCACAGCGGTACGCACGCGGCGAGATCGACACCGAGGAGTACCACACGCGCCTGGACACCCTGCGCGGCAGGCACGACCACTTCGCCGGCAGCTGA